The Paenibacillus macerans genome includes a window with the following:
- the glpK gene encoding glycerol kinase GlpK: MEKYILSLDQGTTSSRAILFNKAGQIVHVAQKEFTQIFPEPGWVEHNALEIWGTVLAVIATCLIESGVKPSQIAGIGITNQRETVVVWDKESGRPVYNAIVWQSRQTKSICDELQAAGHGELFRSKTGLLIDSYFSGTKVKWILDHVPGARERAENGELLFGTIDTWLIWKLTGGEVHVTDYSNASRTLMYNIHELKWDDELLELLTIPKQMLPEVRSSSEIYGKTVNYHFFGEEVPIAGAAGDQQAALFGQACFKKGMAKNTYGTGCFMLMNTGDQPVHSSHGLLTTIAWGIDGKVEYALEGSVFVAGSAIQWLRDGLRMIKESKDSELYASKVDTTDGVYVVPAFVGLGTPYWDSEVKGAIFGLTRGTSKEHFIRATLESLAYQSKDVLSAMEADSSIELTKLRVDGGAVQNNFLMQFQSDMLGVPVECPQIYETTALGAAYLAGLAVGYWESRDEIAAQWSIDRIFTPTMPETQRNELYAGWGKAIEATMVFK, from the coding sequence ATGGAAAAATACATTTTGTCGCTTGATCAAGGTACAACGAGCTCCAGAGCCATTTTATTCAACAAAGCGGGCCAAATCGTCCACGTCGCGCAGAAGGAGTTCACGCAAATTTTTCCCGAGCCGGGTTGGGTGGAGCATAATGCCCTGGAAATCTGGGGAACGGTGCTCGCCGTCATCGCGACTTGCCTGATCGAATCCGGCGTAAAGCCAAGCCAAATCGCCGGCATCGGCATTACGAACCAACGCGAGACGGTGGTCGTATGGGATAAGGAATCCGGCCGGCCGGTCTACAATGCGATCGTATGGCAATCCAGACAGACGAAATCGATTTGCGACGAGCTGCAAGCCGCGGGTCACGGCGAATTGTTCCGCTCCAAAACAGGGCTGCTGATCGACTCTTATTTTTCGGGCACAAAGGTCAAATGGATTCTGGATCATGTTCCGGGAGCCCGGGAGAGAGCGGAGAACGGCGAGCTTTTGTTCGGCACGATCGATACGTGGCTGATATGGAAGCTGACCGGAGGCGAGGTGCACGTTACCGACTACAGCAACGCTTCGCGCACGCTCATGTACAATATTCATGAATTAAAATGGGATGATGAGCTGTTGGAGCTGCTGACGATTCCGAAGCAGATGCTGCCTGAAGTGCGTTCCTCTTCCGAAATTTACGGCAAGACGGTCAATTACCATTTCTTCGGTGAGGAAGTTCCGATTGCCGGCGCCGCCGGCGACCAGCAGGCCGCCTTGTTCGGGCAAGCTTGCTTTAAAAAAGGCATGGCCAAAAACACCTACGGCACCGGATGCTTCATGCTGATGAACACCGGCGACCAGCCCGTTCATTCTTCGCATGGTCTGCTGACGACGATCGCCTGGGGCATCGACGGCAAGGTCGAATATGCGCTCGAGGGCAGCGTTTTCGTGGCGGGCTCCGCGATCCAATGGCTCCGCGACGGCCTGCGCATGATTAAGGAGTCGAAGGACAGCGAGCTGTACGCCAGCAAAGTGGATACGACAGACGGCGTGTATGTCGTTCCGGCGTTTGTCGGACTGGGGACGCCCTATTGGGACAGCGAAGTGAAAGGAGCCATCTTCGGCCTGACGCGCGGCACTTCCAAAGAACATTTTATCCGCGCCACCCTGGAATCGCTCGCTTACCAGTCCAAAGATGTGCTCAGCGCCATGGAGGCCGACTCTTCGATTGAGCTTACGAAACTGCGCGTGGACGGCGGAGCGGTGCAGAACAATTTCCTGATGCAGTTCCAGAGCGATATGCTCGGCGTACCTGTGGAATGCCCGCAAATTTATGAGACGACAGCGCTCGGCGCCGCTTATCTGGCCGGTCTGGCCGTCGGATACTGGGAGAGCCGGGATGAGATTGCGGCGCAGTGGAGCATCGACCGCATCTTTACGCCGACGATGCCGGAAACGCAGCGCAATGAATTGTACGCTGGCTGGGGCAAAGCGATTGAGGCCACAATGGTATTCAAATAA
- a CDS encoding glycerol-3-phosphate dehydrogenase/oxidase → MTVRFSAANRKAMVEAMRQQPLDIIVIGGGITGAGIALDAATRGLQTALFEMQDFAAGTSSRSTKLVHGGLRYLKQFDIKTVSEVGKERAIVYENGPHVTTPEWMLLPLHRGGTFGKFSTGIGLRVYDFLAGVKRSERRRMLPLQETLAREPLLKQEGLLGGGYYVEYRTDDARLTIEVMKEAVRYGAKAMNYMKVESFLYEDNKIAGVRVVDQLDGSAYEFRAKKIINASGPWVDELRDKDGSKTGKHLQLSKGVHLVIDQSKFPLKQAIYFDTPDGRMVFAIPRDGKTYVGTTDTFYKADPVQPVMTKEDRDYIMAAIRYMFPTVQLAEADIESSWAGVRPLIYEEGKSASEISRRDEIWQSSSGLITIAGGKLTGYRKMAETIVDLVMRLLSQEEGLRFVAAKTKNMPISGGHVGGSDAFPQFVRQKSEEGVRRGLDAALAERWTRLYGSNVDRLFELAERRREDAERSGLPPEVLVPLLYAIDEEMTVKPVDFFIRRTGALFFNIRWVREWKQPVIEFMSSALGWTLKQRDAYTQELDTALHQAVVPQVEQGRE, encoded by the coding sequence ATGACAGTAAGATTTTCCGCAGCAAACCGCAAAGCGATGGTGGAAGCCATGAGGCAGCAGCCGCTGGATATCATTGTGATCGGCGGAGGGATTACCGGGGCCGGCATCGCCCTGGATGCGGCGACGAGGGGGCTGCAAACGGCGCTGTTCGAAATGCAGGACTTTGCCGCAGGCACCTCCAGCCGCTCGACCAAGCTGGTGCATGGCGGTCTTCGATACCTGAAGCAATTTGATATCAAAACGGTGTCCGAGGTCGGCAAAGAACGCGCCATCGTTTACGAAAACGGCCCGCATGTGACAACGCCGGAATGGATGCTGCTGCCCCTGCACCGCGGCGGCACGTTCGGCAAATTCAGCACGGGCATCGGCTTGCGTGTCTACGACTTCCTGGCCGGAGTCAAGCGCAGCGAACGGCGCCGGATGCTGCCGCTGCAGGAGACGCTGGCCCGCGAGCCGCTGCTGAAACAGGAGGGGCTGCTGGGCGGCGGTTATTATGTGGAATACCGGACGGACGACGCCCGCTTAACGATAGAAGTGATGAAGGAAGCCGTTCGCTACGGCGCAAAGGCTATGAATTATATGAAGGTCGAATCTTTTTTATATGAAGACAACAAGATCGCCGGCGTGCGCGTGGTCGATCAATTGGACGGCTCGGCGTATGAGTTCCGGGCAAAGAAAATCATCAACGCCTCGGGCCCCTGGGTCGACGAGCTTCGCGACAAAGACGGGTCCAAGACCGGGAAGCACCTTCAATTGTCCAAAGGGGTCCATCTGGTTATCGATCAGTCGAAGTTTCCCTTGAAGCAGGCGATTTACTTCGATACGCCGGACGGGCGGATGGTCTTCGCCATCCCGCGCGACGGCAAGACGTATGTAGGCACGACGGATACGTTCTACAAGGCCGATCCTGTTCAGCCGGTCATGACGAAGGAAGACCGCGATTATATTATGGCGGCAATTCGCTACATGTTTCCGACGGTTCAGCTTGCCGAGGCGGACATCGAATCCAGTTGGGCCGGCGTGCGGCCGCTTATTTATGAGGAGGGAAAAAGCGCCTCCGAAATTTCCCGCCGGGATGAAATCTGGCAATCTTCGTCGGGACTTATTACGATCGCGGGCGGCAAGCTTACCGGATACCGCAAAATGGCCGAAACGATCGTCGATCTGGTCATGCGGCTATTAAGCCAGGAGGAAGGGCTCAGGTTCGTGGCGGCGAAGACGAAAAACATGCCGATTTCCGGCGGCCATGTGGGCGGCTCCGACGCCTTTCCGCAGTTTGTTCGGCAAAAAAGCGAGGAAGGCGTTCGCCGCGGTTTGGATGCTGCGCTTGCCGAGCGCTGGACGCGTCTGTACGGCTCCAACGTCGACCGGCTATTCGAACTCGCGGAGCGCCGGCGGGAAGACGCGGAGCGGAGCGGACTGCCGCCGGAAGTGCTCGTCCCGCTCCTGTACGCTATAGACGAAGAAATGACCGTCAAGCCGGTTGATTTCTTCATTCGCCGCACGGGCGCGCTGTTCTTCAACATCCGTTGGGTGCGCGAATGGAAGCAGCCTGTGATTGAATTTATGTCCTCCGCCCTCGGCTGGACCCTTAAGCAGCGCGACGCATATACGCAAGAGCTGGACACCGCCCTGCATCAAGCGGTCGTTCCGCAGGTGGAGCAAGGAAGGGAATAA
- a CDS encoding DUF4238 domain-containing protein yields MTKKKHHFVPASHLALFTQDGTKDSILWVFDQKNGNQWDAVPESVGYQKHLYRVDLPDTEPDAIEDVFACVEENTVPIIKEICNSRKMPEGNEEYNWLINYIALLAERTPVRLDHFTKPIIDISKIISQSMLATPERFEAIKENIRKDGVEFDDNVSYEELKDFVFEEKYTISVDNNTRITTLMNAIDAIIPVLGARNWTVAYSPPEIGDFICSDNPVSLHWTTQKDRGIWSSPGHGLLETQVSVPLSSRIMLLGRFEELPPNVVISSKRNLAILNSYTGMYSDRFIFSKENDFIWFKQDNTIGNIADFKRLIVGKGTQNDESVEFDF; encoded by the coding sequence TTGACGAAGAAAAAGCATCACTTCGTCCCCGCATCTCATCTCGCGTTGTTCACGCAGGATGGAACAAAAGACAGTATATTGTGGGTATTCGACCAAAAAAACGGGAATCAGTGGGACGCTGTCCCGGAAAGCGTCGGATATCAAAAACATCTTTATCGCGTGGATTTGCCTGACACAGAGCCTGATGCAATTGAGGATGTGTTCGCCTGTGTTGAAGAAAATACTGTTCCCATAATAAAAGAAATCTGCAATAGTCGTAAAATGCCCGAAGGGAATGAAGAATATAACTGGCTAATCAATTACATAGCACTATTGGCTGAGAGAACTCCCGTAAGGTTAGACCACTTCACAAAACCAATAATAGATATTTCCAAAATTATATCCCAATCCATGCTTGCAACGCCTGAAAGATTTGAAGCAATTAAAGAAAACATAAGGAAAGACGGAGTTGAATTTGACGATAATGTCTCGTATGAAGAATTAAAAGATTTTGTCTTCGAGGAAAAATACACTATATCCGTAGACAACAATACACGTATCACCACCCTAATGAATGCAATCGATGCGATTATCCCTGTTCTTGGTGCTAGAAACTGGACGGTAGCCTATTCACCTCCAGAAATTGGTGATTTCATTTGCTCAGATAATCCGGTTAGCCTCCATTGGACAACTCAAAAAGATCGAGGGATCTGGTCCTCGCCCGGCCACGGCCTTCTGGAAACACAAGTTAGTGTCCCTTTGAGTAGTCGAATCATGCTACTTGGTCGATTTGAGGAGCTTCCACCAAATGTCGTTATTTCATCGAAGCGAAATTTAGCTATTTTAAATAGTTACACGGGAATGTACTCAGATCGATTTATCTTCTCAAAGGAAAATGATTTCATATGGTTTAAACAGGACAATACTATAGGCAACATTGCAGACTTCAAGCGATTGATCGTTGGAAAAGGAACTCAAAATGACGAATCAGTAGAATTCGACTTTTAG